The Borrelia hispanica CRI region AATTTAATACAACTTTTACTTGATATTGATGGTACTAAGTTATTAATTATTTCTGGTTTAATTTTGGGTACTGTACTCTTACTTAAACCTGTGCTTAAAGATATATTACATATCTTAATAGACAAATTTAAAAACAAAAATAAACAAAATAATAATGATAATAATGATTGGGGTCAGATATGATACTGAGTAAAGAATCTTTAGACACATCTTTAAATGCAATCTCAAATTTAATTGATTCATTATTCAATTTTAAAGATGCTACTTTTGACAGACGTGATAATCATGCATTCTCATTATTACACCAATTCTATTTGGAATATGAGCATATTTATACTAAAAACATGGAAATTTTAGACAATGCTTTAACTCCACAAATAAAATTGGCTATTGAACCTATACAAACTAAAATAAAAAAATTTATAGAAAAGGTCAATAGTAATCCTGATAATATGCAAT contains the following coding sequences:
- a CDS encoding BlyA family holin, yielding MNDIDTNNLIQLLLDIDGTKLLIISGLILGTVLLLKPVLKDILHILIDKFKNKNKQNNNDNNDWGQI
- a CDS encoding BlyB family putative holin accessory protein, giving the protein MILSKESLDTSLNAISNLIDSLFNFKDATFDRRDNHAFSLLHQFYLEYEHIYTKNMEILDNALTPQIKLAIEPIQTKIKKFIEKVNSNPDNMQLPSEMTSHEKEYK